From Passer domesticus isolate bPasDom1 chromosome 5, bPasDom1.hap1, whole genome shotgun sequence, the proteins below share one genomic window:
- the GALNT4 gene encoding polypeptide N-acetylgalactosaminyltransferase 4 has product MRIRLARRWTWIRKSCMFLGFLMIAYFAVELSVSSFGVSLAGKSITKGKWERRFSDGAEKAVDLARPVYDKPPPDPYALGEWGKSSRPQLSPEEQKQEEELIEKYAINIYLSDKISLHRHIEDNRLSGCKTKSYNYRRLPTTSVIIAFYNEAWSTLLRTIHSVLETSPSVLLKEIILVDDLSDKVYLKAELEKYISSLKRVRLIRTNKREGLVRARLIGATFATGDVLTFLDCHCECVSGWLEPLLERIAENETVIVCPVIDTIDWKTFEYYMQTAEPMIGGFDWRLTFQWHSVPKHERLRRKSDTDPIRSPTMAGGLFAVSKKYFEYLGTYDTGMDVWGGENLELSFRVWQCGGMLEIHPCSHVGHVFPKRAPYARPNFLQNTARAAEVWMDEFKDHFYNRNPSARKENYGDISERKILRERLKCKSFHWYLKNVFAELHVPEDRPGWHGAIRSTGIPSECLDYVLQEHNPTGSHLSLFGCHGQGGNQFFEYTSNQEIRFNSVTELCAEVPEREDFIGMRSCPKDGSPVPEIIIWHFKEDGTIYHPHSGRCLTAYRTAEGHADVQMRTCNAGDKNQIWQFEK; this is encoded by the coding sequence ATGAGGATTCGCCTGGCGAGAAGATGGACGTGGATCCGCAAAAGCTGCATGTTCCTCGGCTTCTTAATGATCGCTTACTTTGCGGTCGAGCTGTCGGTTTCTTCCTTCGGTGTCTCCCTCGCCGGCAAGAGCATCACTAAAGGGAAATGGGAGAGGCGCTTTTCTGACGGGGCAGAAAAAGCTGTCGATTTGGCTCGTCCAGTTTATGACAAGCCTCCACCTGATCCTTATGCTCTAGGAGAATGGGGTAAATCCTCTCGCCCCCAGCTGAGTCCTGAGGAACAGAAACAGGAGGAAGAGCTGATTGAGAAGTatgcaataaatatttatttaagtgATAAAATTTCTCTCCACCGGCACATTGAAGATAATCGACTGAGTGGTTGTAAAACTAAATCTTACAACTACAGAAGACTGCCCACAACATCTGTTATAATTGCTTTCTACAATGAAGCCTGGTCAACACTGCTGCGAACGATACATAGTGTTCTTGAAACATCACCTTCAGTGCTTCTGAAAGAAATTATACTGGTGGATGACCTGAGTGATAAAGTGTATTTGAAGGCTGAACTCGAAAAATACATAAGCAGTCTGAAAAGAGTTCGCTTGATAAGAACTAACAAGCGAGAAGGATTGGTTCGTGCACGCTTGATTGGCGCTACCTTTGCTACCGGTGATGTTCTCACATTCCTAGATTGTCACTGTGAATGTGTTTCTGGCTGGCTGGAACCACTGCTCGAGAGGATTGCTGAGAATGAGACTGTTATTGTGTGTCCTGTCATTGACACCATTGACTGGAAGACATTTGAATACTACATGCAGACGGCGGAGCCCATGATTGGGGGGTTTGACTGGCGGCTGACGTTCCAGTGGCACTCAGTGCCGAAACACGAACGTCTCAGGCGCAAGTCGGATACCGACCCAATCAGATCCCCAACTATGGCTGGTGGCTTGTTTGCTGTCAGCAAGAAGTATTTTGAGTACCTGGGAACCTATGATACAGGAATGGATGTTTGGGGAGGGGAGAACTTAGAATTATCATTTAGGGTTTGGCAGTGTGGAGGCATGTTGGAAATTCATCCGTGCTCCCATGTGGGCCATGTGTTTCCAAAGCGTGCGCCCTATGCTAGACCAAATTTCCTTCAGAACACAGCACGTGCTGCTGAGGTGTGGATGGATGAGTTCAAAGATCACTTTTACAACAGAAATCCTTCAGCAAGGAAAGAAAACTATGGAGacatttctgaaagaaagaTTCTTAGGGAGCGTTTGAAATGCAAGAGTTTTCACTggtatttaaaaaatgtatttgctgAGTTGCATGTACCAGAGGATCGCCCTGGCTGGCACGGTGCTATCCGCAGCACAGGAATACCTTCAGAGTGCCTTGACTATGTCTTACAGGAACATAATCCTACCGGGTCTCACCTTTCTCTCTTTGGCTGTCATGGTCAGGGAGGCAACCAATTTTTTGAATATACATCAAATCAGGAGATTAGATTTAACTCTGTAACTGAGCTATGCGCTGAAGTCCCTGAGCGTGAAGACTTCATAGGTATGAGGAGCTGCCCAAAAGATGGATCTCCTGTCCCAGAAATTATTATCTGGCACTTCAAGGAAGATGGGACTATTTATCATCCTCATTCAGGGAGATGCCTTACTGCTTATCGTACGGCTGAGGGGCACGCTGATGTGCAAATGAGAACTTGTAATGCTGGAGATAAAAATCAGATTTGGCAATTTGAGAAATAA